The Sphingomonas crocodyli nucleotide sequence CCAAGCTCGCCGCCGTTTCGAAGCGCGGCACGCCCGCGCGCATTACCGCGCTGACCGCCGTGCTGGTCGCGATCCTGGCGGGCGTGCTGCCGATCGATCAGATCGCCGCGCTCGCCAATGCGGGCACGCTGATCGCCTTCATGTCGGTGGGCGCGTGCCTGCTGGTGCTGCGCAAGCGCTCGCCCGATCTTCCGCGCCCATTCCGCACGCCGCTGGCGTGGCTGGTCGGAATCGGCGCGGTCGCGGGGTGTCTCTATCTGTTCGTCAGCCTGCCCAGCCGCACCCTGCTCTATTGCCTGATCTGGAACGTGATCGGGCTGGCGGTCTATTTCGGTTATGGCCGGCGGCGCGCGCTGCTGGGTTCCAACTAAACCCCGGGCGTAACGAGAGGATCGAAAGCGATCGCATGCGGGTTCAGGCGGCTCCACAACAGGAGGACGCCCCCCGATGCCGATGGTCAAAGCCCGCGATGGAATGCCGATCCACGTCAAGGATATGGGCACCGGCCCCGCCGTGATCCTGATCCACGGCTGGCCGCTGACCGGCGACATGTGGGAATATCAGACGCTGGCGCTGATCGAGGCGGGCTATCGCGTCATCACCTATGATCGGCGCGGCTTCGGCCATTCGGCGCACCCGGCGCGCGGCTATGACTATGACACGTTCGCCGACGATCTGGCCGACATCATCGCCGATCTGGAGCTGAACGACGTTTCGCTGGTCGGCTTCTCGATGGGCGGCGGCGAGGTGGCGCGTTACCTGTCGCGGCATGGCGCATCCAAGGTGAAGCGCGCCGCGCTGGTCGCGTCGGTCGTGCCCTTCATGCTTAAGGCGGACGACAATCCCGACGGCGTGCAGCAGGATGCGTTCGACGATATCAAATCGGAAATCCGCAAGGACCGCTTCGGCTTCCTGCAGACCTTTGCCAAGACCTTCTACGGGGTCGGCCTCGTCTCCAAGCCGGTGTCGAGCGCGCTGATGGACTGGACCTTCCAGCTTGCGGTGATGGCAAGCCCCAAAGCGACGCTCGATTGTGTCGATGCGTTCGGGACGACCGATTTCCGGCCCGATCTCAGCGCCTTCACCGTGCCGACGCTGATCATCCACGGCACCGCCGACAAGACCGTGCCGATCGACGCGACCGGCCGCGCGGCGGCGGCGGGGATTACGGGCGCGACCCTGATCGAATATGACGGCGAACCCCACGGCCTGTTCGCGACCGCGCCCGAGCGGTTGAACGCGGATCTGCTGGCGTTTCTGGCGACGTAAAGATCCTCCCCGGCACGGGGAGGTGGCAGCGAAGCTGACGGAGGGGGCAAGAGGCGGGGCGGATCGCCTTGTAACCAGCCCCCTCCACCGCTTCGCGGTCCCCCTCCCCGTGCCGGGGAGGATTTGGAGGTCACCAAACCGCGTTGGCGTGCGCCAGAACCAGCGCGACAAGCTGCGACTGGCGTTCGACATCTGCCTTGGCGAAGATCGAGCGGAGGTGGACGCGCGCCGTCCCCTCCGAAATCGACATCGCGACCGCAGCCTCCTTGATGCTCATCCCGCCGGCGAGCGCGCTGACGAGTTCGGCCTCGCGCGCGGTGAAGCCGAAGACGTCGATCAGGAAGGCGGGCGGGACGACGCGCTGGATACCGCCCTTCAGCAGCACGATGATCGCCGCAGCATGATCCTCGTCGACCAGCACCTCGCGATCGACCGCGCGAAGCTGCAAGCTCCAGAAGCCGCCATCGGCGCGGCCGCGCGCGATCAGCGTGCGCTGGCGCGGTTCCTCCCCGGCTAACAACGCCTCGCACGCGCGCTCGAACCGGCGCTCGCTGTCGCGGTCGACGCAGTGGAGCGTTTCGTGCGCCACGAACAGCCCGTCGCGGCCGTCGACGATCGCCTGCGCGAACTGGTTGGCGAGGAGGACGTGGCGCTCGCGGTTCAGCACGATCGATCCGATCGCAAGGCTGCGCGTCACTTCGTCATGCACGTCGCGCTGATAGCCGGTGAGGACGCTGCCCGCGTAGGAGCGCAATGCGACGCGCATCCGGGGCTCAAGCGTTTCGAACAATTCGCGCTGTGCCGCGCCGAAACGCCCCTCCCCCTCGACGCGGGCGCAGCGCAGAAAGACGCGCAGCCCGGACTTCGGATCGACGATGTTGATCGCGAGCAAATCGATCAGCCCGAGCTTCTGCAGGTGATCGCGATAATAAGGATGTCGCTCCAATTCCTTGCCCGGCAGCAGTTCGGACAGGATCACCGCCTTGCGATCGGGCAAGGTGCGGAACGGATCGGTATCGCGATCGACCCGCTCGAAACTGTCCATGCCCGAGGGGTGGACCTTCGAATTGAGCATGATCCCGCGCCGCCGCTCGTTCGGGAAACGCAGGTGGAGCGTGGCGTAGCTCGACGCGGTCGCCTCGGCGAGCAGCTTGAGGAAGCGATCCCAGGGCGGATCCTCCATGCTGCCGGCATAGATAGCGTCAATCAGGGTTGCGAGATCGGGCGACATGGCACGCGCCCTATCCCAAAAGGAGTAGGCACGGCAACGCCCGATCCACTTCAAATATGGTAGCCCGAGGCAAAGCGGGCACGGTAGGAAGAATCGACGCGCAGTGGGCTCGCAGAGGCCCAGGGATATTAGGCCAGAGGAGCGGACATGTTCACGAAGCTCGACGACTATAAGAACAAGTATAAGAACATCACGTTCGAGCGCCGCGACGGCATCCTCCAGATGACCTTCACCACCGACGGCGGCCCGCTCAAGTGGAGCGCGATGCCCGACGGCCCGCAGCATGAGGCGGGCGCCGCCTTCTTCGACGTCGGCCATGATCCCGAGAACAAGATCGTGATCCTGACCAGCGGCGGCGATCGCTGGTGCACCGATTACGACCTGGACAATTACCCCGATCAGGAGGGCGTGACCCCGCTGTGGTGGGACTATCTGTACCGCGCCGAGCGTGACCTGTTCACCCAGCTGCTCGACATTCCGGTGCCGGTGATCGGCATCGTCAATGGCCCCGCCACCTATCATGCCGAAATCCCGTTGCTGTCGGATGTTGTGCTGGCGGCCGACGACGCCTTCTTCCGCGACGATTCGCACGTTGCGGTCGGCGTGGTCGCGGGCGACGGCATTCAGGTGCTGTGGCAGATGCTGGTCGGCATCAACCGCGCGCGGGCGATGCAATATCTCCACCAGTCGATCAGCGTCGATGACGCGCTGGTCCAGGGCTTCGTCGCCGAAAAGCATCCGCGCGAAAAGCTGCTGGCGCGCGCCTATGAGGTCGCGGAGAACCTGATCAAGACCTGCTCGCCCGTCACCCTGCGCAACACGCGGCTGACGATGACGCAGTATATCAAGACGCGCCTCTTCAACGAACACGCGGGCAGCTATGCGCTGGAAGGCCTGGCGCAGGTGATGCGCCCGCAGTTGCAGAGCGCGCCCGATGTCGAGGTCTGGCATTCGCGCCACCCGAACAAGGGCAGCATCAAGATCGGCCACGACTGAGGCTTACGAGTTAAAAAGATGATCCGCGTTACCTATATCGAAGCCGACGGCACCGAGCGCACCGGCGAGGGCAAGCCCAATTTCTCGGTGATGGAGGTCGCCCAGTCGGCGGGCGTCGAAGGCATCATCGCCGAATGCGGCGGCGCCTGTTCGTGCGCGACATGCCATGTGCTGGTCGATCCGGCGTGGATGGACGCGGTGGGAGCCGCGACCGAGGTGGAGACCGAGCTGCTCGAGTTCAGCGAATATGTCGCGCCGAACAGCCGCCTCTCCTGCCAGATTTCGCTGACTCAGGCGCTCGACGGGCTCGTCGTCCGCGTGCCGCCCAAGCAGGGATGATGTCGAAACTGAGGAAAAATCGTCGCGATTGAGAATTATCAAAGCGCGTTATAACTTTCCAGGGAATGCCATTAGCCGGCGCGGAATGCGCCTTTGAAATCTGCGGGGATTGTTATGAAGGACGTGTCGATCAAATTGCCCGAGCCCGTCCGGCCCGATTTCGTGCCGGCCGACGCCTATGTCTATCCAAGCTATGTCCAGCTGGAGGAAGAGAAGCTCTGGCCCAAGACGTGGCTGCTCGCCGCGCGCGAGGAGGAGATGCCGCGCCCCGGCGACTTCGTCACCTTCGACATCGGCAAGGAATCGATCCTGCTGGTCCGCCAGGCCGACAAGAGCATCAAGGCGTTCTACAACGTCTGCCAGCATCGCGGCCGTCGCCTGAAGGACACGCATTGCGGGCGCACCGGCAAGATCCTGCGCTGCAACTTCCACGGCTGGCGCTACAATATCGACGGCTCGCTGGAGAGCATCCTGAACCGCGAGGACTGGGACGGTTGCGAGACCTTCTCGGACGATCAGGTCAATCTGAAGGAAGTGAAGCTCGACACCTGGGCCGGCTGGGTCTGGGTTTCGATGGACCCGGATATCGAGCCGCTCGATGAGTATCTGAAGCCGGTCAAGGAACTGCTCGATCCGTTCGAGATGGAGAAGCAGCGCTTCCGCTCCTACACCTCGATCGTGGTGCCGTGTAACTGGAAGGTCGTCGTCGACGCGTTCAACGAAGCCTATCATTCGGCCGCGACGCATCCGTCGGTGTTCAAGCATGGCTGGCCAGGCTCGACCACCAAGGGGCTGGGCAAGCACGGCGCCTTCTATCAGCCGAACGAACCGGCGGTCGACAAGAGCGAGAAGGTTCTCCCGAACGTCGTCGAAGCGAGCGTGAAGGAGCGGATCCAGTACAAGACCCAGCGTCTGTGGGATTATGCGGGCAGCATGATCACGCCGATGCTGCTGGAGGCGACCAAGCGGCTCGACGAGTTGCCCGAGGATGCCGATGACATGGCCGTGCTGATCAAGCTGGGCGAGGCGCATAAGGAGGAACTGGCGAAGAAGGGCATCGAATGGCCCGCGGGCCTGACCCCCGAATTCTTCATGTCGCACGCGCCGACCGACATCCATATCTTCCCGAACACCACTTTGGTGCCGGGTGCGGATGCGACCCTGTGGCACCGGATGCGCCCGAACGGCGACGATCCCGCATCGTGCCTGTGGGACTTCTGGTCGCTCGAACGCTTCGCCGAGGGTGAGGCCCCGGAGGTCGCGCGCGACTTCTATCCGTCGCCCAAGGAGTTCGAAGGCAAGAACCCGTTCCTTGAAGAGGATTTCGGCAACATGGAAGCGACCCAGAAGGGCATGCTCTCCCGCGGCTTCCACGGCGGCCGCACCAATCCGGTGCAGGAAGCCTCGGTCTCCAACTTCCACCGCGTCCTCTACGAATATTACAGCGCGCCCGACGAGGCGTGATCGTCTGACGATTGCGGTTGAATGAGGAGGGCGGTCCCGATGGGGCCGCCCTTCCCTGTTTCCGGAAAGCCGCGTCATGGCGTTTCGACAGAGCGCCACCGCCCGTTACACACCGCTCCAACAATGAAAGGGATGGTGATGCTGGAAGGACGGACCGCGATCGTGACCGGTAGCGGACAGGGCGTGGGGCGCGGGATCGCGCTGGCGCTGGCCAAGGCGGGCGCGAAGATCGCGCTGGCGGGGCGGACGGTCGAGAAGCTCGATGCGGTAGCGCGCGAGATTGCGGCGGCGGGCGGCGAGGCGCGCGCCTTTGCGTGCAACGTGAAGGATGCGGCCTCGATCGAAGCGCTCGTCGCCGATGTGGTCGCGGCGTTCGGCGGGGTCGATATCCTCGTCAACAATGCGCAGGAGGTCGCGCTCGGCACGATCCTGTCGGTGTCGGACACCGATTTCGAGGCGAGCTTCGATTCCGGGCCGCTCGCGGCGCTACGGCTGATGCGGCTGTGCCATCCGCATCTGAAGGCATCGGGCCGAGGCGTCGTGATCAACCTCACCACATCGGCGACGCGGCGTTGGGACATGGCGGGCTTCGGCCACTACGGCGCGGTGAAACGCGCGACCGAGTCCCTGACCCGCGCGGCGGCGGCCGAATGGGGCGAGGACAATATCCGTGTGCTGGCGGTGGCGCCGCATGCGGACTCGCCGGGCCTCAAATGGTGGATCGAACACAATCCCGAGGAAGCCGCCGCCTTCTTCAAGACGATCCCCCTGCGCCGCATCGGCCGCTGCGAGGAGGATATCGGCGCGGCGGTCGCCGCCCTGTGCGGGCCGGCGTTCGGCTATGTGACCGGCGCGGTGATCCCGCTGGATGGCGGTCAGGCGAACTTCGCCTGATAACCACCGATCCTCCCCAGCATGGGGAGGGGGACCGCGAAGCGGTGGAGGGGGTAGGAGGCTGGCCTAGCGCTTGCGGCTCGCCCCCTCCACCATCCTTCGGATGGTCCCCCTCCCCGTTCCGGGGAGGATTTCGTATCAGCGCGGCTCGGGCAGCGGATCGGTGTAGGTGGGGTCGGCGCTTTCGCCCCAGCCGGCGGCGATGCGGGCGGCGAAGTGGTCCGACATGCCCTTATATTCGGGGTGGGTGAAGACGTAGAAGCGGTTCTCCTCGACCGCCTTCAGCACCGCCTGCGCAACCTTGTACGGGCTCATCGCGGCTTCCATGAACTCGGCATAGCCGTCCTTGAAGCCGTCGGGCGTCACGTCGTCGCCATAGGTCGCGACCTGGAGCGCGGACTTGCGGACGTCGGTGGCGACGGTGCCCGGCGCGAGCATCGAGACGCCGATGTTCGGAAACTCGTCCATCAGCTCGAGGCGCAGTTGCTCGGTCAGGCCCACCGCGCCGAACTTGGTCGCGACATAGGCCGGCGGCAGGCCCGCATATTGCGGCATGATCCCGGCCATCGAGGTGGTGTTGACGACATGCGCCTCGCCACCGCGTTTCTTGAAGCGGGGAACGAAGGTCTGGATGCCGTAGAAGGGGCCGGAGAAGTTGACGCGGGTCAGCAATTCCCATTCGGCGGGCATCATCTCGTCGAGCGGCTTCACGCCCACAACCGCCTGCGCGCCCGAGGTGCCGGCATTGTTGCACAGGACCGAGATCGGGCCGATCGCCGCTTCGGCCGCATCCGCCGCCGCCTTCCAGCTTTCGGGATTGCCGACGTCGAGCTGGACGGCGACCGCATCCCCGCCCGCAGCGCGGATCTTCGCGGCGGCTTCCTCGGCCGCTTCGACGCGGATGTCGGCGATGGCGACCTTGGCGCCCTTTTCGCTGAACGACTGCGCCAGGCCGAAGCCGATGCCGCTGGCCGCACCGGTGATGAACACGCCTTTGCCCTTGAAGTCCTTCATCGTCGCTCTCCCGTGTCCTGTCGTTATGCGATGGTCGCCTTGCCGCCGGTCAGCACGATCTGGTCGCGCTCCACCACGCGGCAGCGGAAGGCGATCTCGCCATCGCCCAGCTTCCAATATTCGGTGCGGATCGTTTCGCCCGGATAGACCACGCTGGCGAAGCGCGCGCCGACGCGCTTGAGCCGGGTCTGATCGCCATCGGCGAGCCCGGCGACGAGGCCCCGCGCGGCGATCGCCCAGTTGCACAGGCCCATCAGGATCGGCTTGGGGAAGCCCGCCTTGGCGGCGACCTTGGGCACCGAATGGAGCGGGTTGGTGTCCCCCGAGAGGCGATAGATCAACGCCTGTTCGTCGCGGGTGGCGAGATCATAATAGCCGTCCGGATCGCGATCGGGGGCGGCAGCCGCCTTGGGCGCGCCCTCCATCGATCCGCCAAAGCCGCCATTGCCGCGCAGCATATAGACCGATCGATTGACCGCGACCGCCTCATCATCGGCGAACACGGTGCGGCTCACCTGCATGATCGCGCCGCCCTCGGCCCCGCGATCCCAGATGCCGTCGACCTTGTTGGTCGAAGTGAAGGTGGCACTGGCCGGCATCGGGCGCAGCAGCTCGATCGCCTCTTCGCCATGCAGGATCTTGTTATAGGCGATGCCGTAGCGCGGATCGGCATACATGCCCGCCGAGATCGCGACGACCGCGCCCATCGTGGGGAAGCTGGCGATCTTGTCTTCCAGCACGAAGCGAAGCTGTTCGGGATCGTCGATCGCCGAAATGCCGAAGCCGACACCCAGATTGTAGATGATCGTGTCCTTGACCGACCAGTCCTGCCGCCCCTTGCCTTCATAGGCCATCAGCAGGTCATAGTTCAGCTTCGGGCTGTCCGCCTCGCTCACGCACTTCCTCCCCATCCGTTCGTTGGCCGAACGATCCTGCCGGTCATTGCCCGGCGGGCGCAAGGGCGGCTTCCTCAAATGGGGTAGGCTTAGCTGGCGGACTACGCGCCCTCCGTCACCCCGGACTTGATCCGGGGTCCAGCTACCTTCTCCAACGCTGGAAGAGACAGAAGAAGCTGGACCCCGGATCAAGTCCGGGGTGACGATGTGCGCTTGATGCACTTTTGCGATCGAAACGCGCCTCCAAAAATCATTGGCGTCATGGACCGATCGGTTCGATAGTCACTTCCATCAACGCCTCCACGGCAGAAAGGAGAGCGCATGTTGGAGAGTTTGCCTCTTGAGAGGATCGACGTTGCGGGCGTGAATGCCGAGCGCGTGAAGATGGGGAGCGGGCGGCCGCTGCTTTATCTGCACGATGGCGGCGGGATCGAGTTCGGCGCGGGGTTTATCGAGCGACTGGCACAAGGGCATGAGGTCCACGCGCTGTCGCATCCGGGGTTCGGCGGCAGCGACCTGCCCGGCCATTTCGACAGCGTCGACGATCTCGCCTTCTTCTACCTCGATTATATCGAGCAGGAGGGGCTGGAGGACGTCATCCTCGTCGGCGCGCAGTTTGGCGGGTGGATCGCGGCCGAGATCGCGACGATGGGATCGGCGCGGATCGGTCAGGTGGTGCTGATCGACGCTTATGGCATCAAGGTCGGTTCGCGCGACAAGCAGGACGTGGCCGACATCTTCTACCTGCTGCCCGAAGTGATCGCGGAGATGGGCTGGCACAAGCCGCGGCCCGGCACCAAGGCGCCAACGATCGAGGGCGCGCGGCGGATTGCGCGCAACCGCGAGAGCCATTCGCTCTACGGCTGGTCGCCCTTGCTCCACAATCCGAAGCTGGTTCACCGGCTCCACCGCATCAAAGCGCCGACTCTGGTGCTGTGGGGCGAGAGCGATCGGCTGGCGCCGGTCGAATATGGCCGCGCCTATGCCGAGCGGATTCGGGGCGCGCGGTTCGAGCTTATCAAGGAGGCGGGCGCCCTCCCCCATGTCGAGCAGACCGAGGCGACCGCGCGCGCGATCGAAGCGTTTCTGACGCCCGTCGCCGCCTGAGGAGAGAAGACATGCGCTTCTGGCACTTCACCGAGCAGAGCTATCACCCCGCCTGGGACAAGACGACC carries:
- a CDS encoding SDR family oxidoreductase; this translates as MKDFKGKGVFITGAASGIGFGLAQSFSEKGAKVAIADIRVEAAEEAAAKIRAAGGDAVAVQLDVGNPESWKAAADAAEAAIGPISVLCNNAGTSGAQAVVGVKPLDEMMPAEWELLTRVNFSGPFYGIQTFVPRFKKRGGEAHVVNTTSMAGIMPQYAGLPPAYVATKFGAVGLTEQLRLELMDEFPNIGVSMLAPGTVATDVRKSALQVATYGDDVTPDGFKDGYAEFMEAAMSPYKVAQAVLKAVEENRFYVFTHPEYKGMSDHFAARIAAGWGESADPTYTDPLPEPR
- a CDS encoding MaoC/PaaZ C-terminal domain-containing protein, producing MSEADSPKLNYDLLMAYEGKGRQDWSVKDTIIYNLGVGFGISAIDDPEQLRFVLEDKIASFPTMGAVVAISAGMYADPRYGIAYNKILHGEEAIELLRPMPASATFTSTNKVDGIWDRGAEGGAIMQVSRTVFADDEAVAVNRSVYMLRGNGGFGGSMEGAPKAAAAPDRDPDGYYDLATRDEQALIYRLSGDTNPLHSVPKVAAKAGFPKPILMGLCNWAIAARGLVAGLADGDQTRLKRVGARFASVVYPGETIRTEYWKLGDGEIAFRCRVVERDQIVLTGGKATIA
- a CDS encoding helix-turn-helix transcriptional regulator, with the protein product MSPDLATLIDAIYAGSMEDPPWDRFLKLLAEATASSYATLHLRFPNERRRGIMLNSKVHPSGMDSFERVDRDTDPFRTLPDRKAVILSELLPGKELERHPYYRDHLQKLGLIDLLAINIVDPKSGLRVFLRCARVEGEGRFGAAQRELFETLEPRMRVALRSYAGSVLTGYQRDVHDEVTRSLAIGSIVLNRERHVLLANQFAQAIVDGRDGLFVAHETLHCVDRDSERRFERACEALLAGEEPRQRTLIARGRADGGFWSLQLRAVDREVLVDEDHAAAIIVLLKGGIQRVVPPAFLIDVFGFTAREAELVSALAGGMSIKEAAVAMSISEGTARVHLRSIFAKADVERQSQLVALVLAHANAVW
- a CDS encoding alpha/beta fold hydrolase translates to MLESLPLERIDVAGVNAERVKMGSGRPLLYLHDGGGIEFGAGFIERLAQGHEVHALSHPGFGGSDLPGHFDSVDDLAFFYLDYIEQEGLEDVILVGAQFGGWIAAEIATMGSARIGQVVLIDAYGIKVGSRDKQDVADIFYLLPEVIAEMGWHKPRPGTKAPTIEGARRIARNRESHSLYGWSPLLHNPKLVHRLHRIKAPTLVLWGESDRLAPVEYGRAYAERIRGARFELIKEAGALPHVEQTEATARAIEAFLTPVAA
- a CDS encoding alpha/beta fold hydrolase → MPMVKARDGMPIHVKDMGTGPAVILIHGWPLTGDMWEYQTLALIEAGYRVITYDRRGFGHSAHPARGYDYDTFADDLADIIADLELNDVSLVGFSMGGGEVARYLSRHGASKVKRAALVASVVPFMLKADDNPDGVQQDAFDDIKSEIRKDRFGFLQTFAKTFYGVGLVSKPVSSALMDWTFQLAVMASPKATLDCVDAFGTTDFRPDLSAFTVPTLIIHGTADKTVPIDATGRAAAAGITGATLIEYDGEPHGLFATAPERLNADLLAFLAT
- a CDS encoding SDR family NAD(P)-dependent oxidoreductase — translated: MVMLEGRTAIVTGSGQGVGRGIALALAKAGAKIALAGRTVEKLDAVAREIAAAGGEARAFACNVKDAASIEALVADVVAAFGGVDILVNNAQEVALGTILSVSDTDFEASFDSGPLAALRLMRLCHPHLKASGRGVVINLTTSATRRWDMAGFGHYGAVKRATESLTRAAAAEWGEDNIRVLAVAPHADSPGLKWWIEHNPEEAAAFFKTIPLRRIGRCEEDIGAAVAALCGPAFGYVTGAVIPLDGGQANFA
- a CDS encoding aromatic ring-hydroxylating oxygenase subunit alpha, with the translated sequence MKDVSIKLPEPVRPDFVPADAYVYPSYVQLEEEKLWPKTWLLAAREEEMPRPGDFVTFDIGKESILLVRQADKSIKAFYNVCQHRGRRLKDTHCGRTGKILRCNFHGWRYNIDGSLESILNREDWDGCETFSDDQVNLKEVKLDTWAGWVWVSMDPDIEPLDEYLKPVKELLDPFEMEKQRFRSYTSIVVPCNWKVVVDAFNEAYHSAATHPSVFKHGWPGSTTKGLGKHGAFYQPNEPAVDKSEKVLPNVVEASVKERIQYKTQRLWDYAGSMITPMLLEATKRLDELPEDADDMAVLIKLGEAHKEELAKKGIEWPAGLTPEFFMSHAPTDIHIFPNTTLVPGADATLWHRMRPNGDDPASCLWDFWSLERFAEGEAPEVARDFYPSPKEFEGKNPFLEEDFGNMEATQKGMLSRGFHGGRTNPVQEASVSNFHRVLYEYYSAPDEA
- a CDS encoding enoyl-CoA hydratase/isomerase family protein, with the translated sequence MFTKLDDYKNKYKNITFERRDGILQMTFTTDGGPLKWSAMPDGPQHEAGAAFFDVGHDPENKIVILTSGGDRWCTDYDLDNYPDQEGVTPLWWDYLYRAERDLFTQLLDIPVPVIGIVNGPATYHAEIPLLSDVVLAADDAFFRDDSHVAVGVVAGDGIQVLWQMLVGINRARAMQYLHQSISVDDALVQGFVAEKHPREKLLARAYEVAENLIKTCSPVTLRNTRLTMTQYIKTRLFNEHAGSYALEGLAQVMRPQLQSAPDVEVWHSRHPNKGSIKIGHD
- a CDS encoding 2Fe-2S iron-sulfur cluster-binding protein, with the translated sequence MIRVTYIEADGTERTGEGKPNFSVMEVAQSAGVEGIIAECGGACSCATCHVLVDPAWMDAVGAATEVETELLEFSEYVAPNSRLSCQISLTQALDGLVVRVPPKQG